Below is a genomic region from Ahaetulla prasina isolate Xishuangbanna chromosome 16, ASM2864084v1, whole genome shotgun sequence.
TCCCAACAAAGAACAGAGAAACACTCGACGACGCCACAACCACCCATCAAATCCATCTTTCGGGACACAGAGCAGCCGAGAGCGGATGGGCGGAGGACATCTGAGGGTGAGCACCGCTGCTTCGGGAGATCGTAGCTTCTCCTCGTGAAGGTTTGGTGAATTTTGGAAGAGGCGCCTTTGGTTGGGGCACCCAATGGCCTCCTAGCAGCGGCTTCCCGCCGTCTTCCGTGCATTAACGAAACTGGCACCTCGTGGTGATGTGTttgcttggttttttgttttttttgggtggTCCCTGAGATTTCCCTCTAGAGTCCAACCAGCCCTTTGCATTATCGAAGAATAACATCAACAGAACCCAAACACGCGCGGTTAGGTCATCCACCAGCCCCAATCCCCGAGGAAGATTAAGGAGGAGGCAAATCCGAAACTCTCGTGCAAGTGAAAGCAAGATTCTGTAAGCCGTCaccattcctcttcctcctcttcctcttcttaacTTCTTCCCTCCTGACTCAGTGGTTCAAACGTAAAACAGGCAGCGCTTGCTCCCCGAAAGGGGGAAACCGAGCTTTGTCGGCTACCTTCGGTGAGGCTGccgcctcctccttttcttcctccgagggggtgagggggtgggggggattccAAGTTCCAACGTGCAAaataaacattgttttgtttttaattcagaaCATAAATACAGAGAACCTCTACAAAAATAACAGAAGACGAAGGGACACGAACAAACCAACTCTGTGGCAACGAAAATCTATAAAAAAATAGATGGGCAGGCGTTGGCTCGCCttccaaataaatacaaaataaatacatttctaagCAGTAAAAACAAGAAATGAAATGAGAGAGGCTGgcctctagaaaaaaaaatcagagaatttctccccccaccctgccCTCCGACTTCCCCAGAAGGGGCTGACAGCCCCTTGGGAAAGTCATAAATACGGCTGCTACAATTTCCCCTTGGGATAAAAACCTCGCAGAAAAAGGGGATAAAACAAGGCAGCTCAACCTTTTTCCAATTCCCCACGAAGACAACTTGTTGCTCCATTATCCATTTTTTTGCTCCCTGTAGCAAAAAGCTACTTGTTACACACACCCCTGCCCGCCCCCCAAAAATACAAGGTTGTAACCCACTCTCCTACACCCTAAACCAAAGTGTTGGCATCCATCCCTGGAGGAACTAAAGAAAGACTGAACAAGCCACGTGGTTCAAGACTTTCCAAAAAACGATGCTCCTTGTGaaccaaagaggggagggggggggaggaggttaTACAACAGGAAGCAGAGATTTTGTATTCCCCCGTCCATCCCCCTCCCCGATAATCAGCAGCGAAGACACGCCTTGAAAGGGGGGCCTTCCAAAATTAAGTGCATCTCTATTTTTCCaggctggcaaaaaaaaaattaccgaCCCCTCCGCTCCGCCTGACCATCTtttgaggggaggaagaggaatcgGGAGGAGATAAAAGTGACATTCTTCGTCCCTCAaacctggtttttgttttgttttgttttaaataaaaaataattacattgcAGTGTCAAGGATTGTAATGTCAATCGCTCTCTCGCCCAGCAGATTGTTAATGTAAACAGCAAAGATATTTGGGGATgggggctatttttttttttttggctcttaGCCATTTCTAACTAaggcaggtcttatttttgggaatcgAAGCCGTGGGAGGGAGAGGCGGACGGCCCCAACAGGAGAAACCCAAGAAGGGATGATGGATCCATCGTCCCGCTCCGAAGCGGCTTGGGAAAAAAGTGAGATGTAGTTGTTCCCAAGTCTTCTGCTCCCTTAGAAGCCCATCAAGAAGCTTGGGATGGTCTCCTGACCAAAgtgtaaaatggggggggggtttccctgGTTTGGTCCTTCACCCTGATGCTTCTGACAGCAACACAAAGAtaaaagcccccccccacccctgttcccctccctccccccccccagtcccccCTTCTGGGTCTGGGAGTATCACAGCTTGGTTCACACAACTTATTAGTGTCTTCAACCCATTCACAGAATGAAACGGCCATTCAACCCAAGAGCTTGTCGCTCCAAGGTTCGATTAAAAGAGTCCAAGAGGCCACTTGGTGGTCATCGCGACTGCACCCCCAGGGTCATCTTCAAGTTCTCGTAGACCACGTAACTGATGCTGACGGCGGGGATCACCTTCATGAAATTGGGAGCCAGGCCCCTATAGAGCCCAAAGGCGCCTTCGGTCTTCAGGATGTGTTTGAAGAGGCCCCTCATGGTGACTTCCGGGGCTCCTTCGATTGAAGCTGAAAGAGAAGACACGAGAAGGGCGTTGAAGGGATGGGTGAGGGTCAACGGGTCCCAGAAAGAACCCCTCCTCGGTGATGGTAGCTTTCTCCAAGAGATCCCAGTGTTctaacctaggcttcccaagagcatgaagcagactccttgtcctgacaaaaatccctttttattaagttactgtgactTCCTcatattcacatccagcaaaatctttcaagggagaatttacagtcacagactttacctggcttggggagctgccaggtggatatcttcaaaacttggcaaggagtcacggAGAGTTATGAACCAattaaatgaactaattgtctcctgcaaactcccctcccctttcgctcctcttttattccctctgagaggggccattcatcgtccacctgtggccttactcctgagttgacccttgttccttagctgttctctTCATCTGACaactgtgcgcatgcgcacactgggaacaggctccagctgttcatctgcctcactgatgtctgactccgaaggcagctgataactgtcagatggccctggacccctctctgcctctgatgcagagccctcgtcagagccttccccaaactccagcactggcccatgttccttcccaacctcctcacacatctcctcccacttataactgtatgactgtacctttgttgcttgtatcttacgatttatattgatattgtttcctgattgcttatttgtaccctatgagtatcattaagtgctgtaccttagaattcttgatgaacgtatcttttcttttatgtacactgagagcatatgcaccaagacaaattccttgtgtgtccaatcacacttggccaataaaaaactcaattcaattcctattcctattcctattcctattctattcactgtccgaatctggtgggccacaacacctgGGTGTTATCTTACCTTGAGCTTGCATTCGTGTCCGTACCAAAGCAAGGGGGTAGCTGGCCAATTGCCCACAAGTGCTTGACATGGTACCACAGGCCAACAGGACAAAGACCCCAGGGTCTGCACTGTTCACGGCGTAATGCTGCAACCAGCTGTTTTTCAACGTCTAGAAGGAAACCATCAACAGACAAAGTGTCAACAGAGAGCCAACTTGGTTCAAGAGCCTTGGGCAAATTCATTTGGCACGGAGCTGCTAAGCTTCAGAGAAAAGCTGGAGCCCGAAGGCCACTAAACCTTCTGCttggggcttttttcttttttttaagaaccTCCCTTTCTTGCCAGAGAGAGGAGCTACATCCCTTACCTCGTAAACAGCCAGGTCAATCCCAGCATACGGGATGATTCCCAGCATGTTGGGAATGTAGCCCTTGTAGAAagcacctagtccttctttggcAAGGATGTTCTTCGCACAGTCCAGCATCCCTGTGTACTGCCCGGTTTTACGCAGGGCCATTCGGGTTTTCAGAACCTATGCCGACAAGAGGAACAAGAAGGGTTGTCAGAAATCTAGGCAGGAGGGAGATGAGGAACAACACCTCTGGGTCGGATGCACAGAAGATTTCACTGCCAAGAAAAAGCAACAGAGCGGTAGAGGGGCACCAACGTCTCCAATGAAGACAGCTCTTAAGAACATCAAGGGGGAAGGTGAATGTCCTCAAACCATCTTTCCTAATCTCCCCCCGCTTTCCAGTCTTCTAGTCCCTGTTATTCTTCACACCATAATCAACAATGCTCTTGAAGACTAGTCCATctaaggccaggggtctccaaacttggcaacttcaagacttgtagacttcaactcccagaattcctcactcccagaattcctcagctggctgaggaattctgggagttgaagtccacaagtctgaaaagttGCCGAGTGTGGAGACCTCAGATCAAGAGGGCAGCAGATCGGGGTCAGCTTCTTGAGATCTTCAACCTCCAACCAAGTTTGAAACCGCGCCcagaagagcaaaaaatagaaggCAACTCACCTCCATGGGGTAAATGCTGCTCTGTGCAATGACTCCAGCCAATGAGCCGGCCACCAGCCTCTCGTGAATCCTCAAGACCTCTTGGTCTGTGCCGATGAAACGTTTGATCTGCCGAGAAAAGTGTCCCATGCTTAGCCTGGAGAAGTCTACATGAGccgtggtagcgcagtggttagagtgcagtactgcaggctacttctgctgactgccggctgcctgcaatttagcagttcgactCTCAACAGgcataaggttgactcagccttccatccttccaaggtgggtaaaatgagggcccagattgttgggggcaagaggctgactctgtaaatcgcttagagagggctgtggagcactgtgaagcagtatataagtctaagggctattgccatccacctatctatctatctatctatctatctatctatctatctatctatctatctgtctgtctgtctgtctgtctgtctgtctgttgtggtggcacagtggttagaatgcagtatcgcaggctaactctgccgactgccagcagttcgatcctaaccggctcaaaattgactcagtcttccattcttccgaggtgggtaaaatgaggacccagattgttgggggcaagaggctgtctctgtaaaccgcttagagagggctgtaaagcactatgaagcgggatataagtctaaggactATAGCTATCAATcacttccttttccctccctcaacAGCCTCAAAAATGGAAATGCACAAATCACCCCAGAATTTTAGGGGTCCTTGACGCTTTACCTGTTCATAAGCCATGAATTTGATAGCTGATTCCGGGGCGATCTTCAAGACGTTGATGCCGTTGCCACGCCAAAGGGACCTGGTGCCACCTTCTCGGATCATCTGGGAAAACCCTCCGACGATGCACATGTTGTTGCTGCGAGAAGCATGGACCTGAGAAAGACAAAATTCTGGGTTTGGACGGAGGCCCATCGATGCATTTCCATCTGTTTGTCACCAACACACCAAGCTACCAGTTCAATTTGTCTTAACTGGCCCAAGGAGCTAATTTCCATGCAGTTCAACCTATAAAaaggtgttgtggcccaccagcatccagcggatctggcagcagattcgaacagttaagaggttggggaggaacatgggccagtcctggagtctggggaaggctccgaTGAGCGCTCTGCATCAGactcagagatggggccagggctgtctgacagttgtcagctgctttcagagtcggacatcagtggggcagaagaacagctggagcctgttcccagtgtgcacatgcgcagagctgccaggagaagggaacagctaaagaacaagggtcgactcaggagtaaggccacaggtggacggtgaatggcccctcccagagggaataaagagaagcgaaaggggaggggagtttgcaggagacaattagttcgatTCATTAAAGTGAAGATCTGTTcttgacttcttgccaagtattgtctgcTACAGGGTGGCGTTgagaagatatcagcctggccgcTCTCCAAGCCTGTTAAAGGTCTGTCGTTGTGAAATCTCTTGAAAGACCGTTGGCTGGGAtttcgctggagaggaattcattttaaactaaataaaaggggttttatcgAGACCAGAAGTCGGCTTCGTGCTtttaggaagcctaggtcagaacaaaaggTAGAAGCTTTGGGGAAAACAAGAAGTCTAAAGAAAACATGGACTTTGGCACAGCAGCTAAATCCACACTGAAtttgatctaaaaaaaaaaaagaagagtggaTGGACAGACTTGAGCCGCTTCCGCGCAAAGTCCAAAATTCCTCGTTTTGACACGCAGCAGGAactctgctgtcctttgatcgCCAACCGGGAAAAACAATGCCACCAAGTCACGAGTCATCTCGCATCCCACCAAGAGCTGTCCTGCCAAAGCCGGACCCATAATGACCGAAGGGTCATTCATCAACGCAGATGACATGGGGCTAAAAGCCTGCCAACTCTGTGGGGACGCGTCGTACTTTGGGAAGCGAAGCATGACAAGAATGATGtaagagtaatttttttttttatgcagaaggcaAATGTCCAAGAACTTCTGGAGGGTGTCACAAGTTTGAACTTTCATATTGGCTTCCTCTGCTTTTGAAGTCGGCGGTGGCTGCCAATTTTTGGCCATTGACGGGGTGGCTTTGGGACCTCAAGCGTCTCAAGTACACCGAAGCTCCCATGCCTTGGTGGTCCTTTCCTACCTGCATGAGCACCTTCAGACGGTCCAAGGGAGCAGTACAGGTCCTGGATACAGCGCCGGCGCCTCCTCCAGCCACCAGGTGGCGCCACCACATCCCCGTCTGTCTCTCTTCTATAGTGAATTCATCCGGGACGGTGAGATTCTCCCCCACATCGAAAATCTGCAAGGCAACCCAGCCAAGACCCATCAGCCTCTGCCACCATCAGGGAACTCTCTGAAGATGCTGAAGAGGCCCTGCCCAACACGGCCAACATTTCAGCCGGGAAACGAACACAGCTGTTAGCCTCACAGGCACaacttacaggtagtccctgacttatgatgattcatttagcgaccattcggaGTTACAACCGCATTGAAAAACATGACTCGtgaacgtttttcacacttacaaccgtggcAGCataatatgatcaaaattcagatactcggagactgtctcatatttatgacggttgcagcgttcctgggtcacgtgatccgcttttgcgactgTTTTACAAACAAAAGTCAATGGGAgatgccagattcatttaacaaccgtgggacTAACTTAATTGCAGTTGTAAAAGGAGGCAAAAATCACCTAAGagatgtctcactcagcaacaaaaatttgggggctGAAGTCGAGGAATATCTGTGCTGTTAGGTCCTCTGAATACAGCCAAATTCTGGTATGTTTTATGTGAAATTAGGCAATGAAGCCAAATTCTGGTATGTTTTATGTGAAATTAGGCAAACTTTAATCGCCGACTCTTAATCCACCACCAATCGCAATGCATTATTCAGTCTGcctttatttttgatttttttattactactactactatttgcACAGTCAGACTGGGTTtcgcatttttgtctacctatcgagtccttacttgggataggcaaatctggatatttgatggtgttacagagatcgtcgcaggatggaagcagttccaagtaaaaccgccttctgcaattgacagaTGGCAAATCTGTCAATGCCAATCATGGTCTTCAAGTGGTGCTCCGGTTGTTTTGGGACTGCACCCAAGGCGCCTATGACTACTGGTgctacccttgcttgcctttaaCACAatcgttctacttctatttgtaggtctttcttttttttgttatcttctccagttctttctcatctattctgctgtctccaggcgcTGCCACAtccattattattatctcttttattcattaaacgtgaaactcagtcaactgaacatttaaaaatgtatcgtaaataccactgactggtactaatgcaggttgctgccagccaacttcttaaaatatacgatgttCCCAACAACGCAatatttttgcagttccactggtgttattgcaggaagctgcaatttcttgatgcattttgtaaaattgtttggacatggtgccaagtgccccgatgacaacaatactgatgatgatgatgattatttctAATGCTTTTATTTGCCAGTCTGTGACCGCAATAAAAATTGGTTCTGGCTCTACATGCACATGGGATCTTGTCTTACCGTGGAGTGTTTCCAGTACAGGATAATTTCTGGAATATTCTCCACCGGGTGCAAAAGGTGATAATCCCTCCACTCGTTCCAATCGATCGTCATCGTCCCGTTTCTATCCATGCTGCAGGAATCGGCcggaagagaaaagggaagaggaaattaaacccgtgttaattaaaaacaaaacaaaactgaacagCTTCTTTTAATTAGACACTCTTTTAACAGAAGGTTCTGGCAATGAGGGAGAATAACTGATCTGGTTATATCCGGGTAGTTATTCTAGATTCCAGggttcccccccgcccccgaaGGGTTAGAGtttatgattttatgactttATGATTTTATGACTTAAAATGATTCATTGcataaaatacagtataaaagcTCTTTCCGCTGAAaaattaaagagtttttttttgcCAGATGCTGTTTGGGAAAGCAATCACTAAACGCTGTCCCTGCTCCTTCGTTGCCAGACGTGCGAGAAACATGCAAACCGACTTCAAACTTCAccaagggggaagggggggaatgtTAGGAGATACACAAGGACAAGGGGCCGGGCACAAGTAGACCTCATGGTACTTACTAAGTGACAGGACCCCAGATGTGCCCTGTCCTTAttctgacagacagacaggcagtcaGGCAAgcaaagggggaagagagagacgaGTAAGTGATGGTTAAAAATCGGGTGCCGCCAGTTCGCAAAAAGTATTTTGAGATCCTTATGCACATACAGACGAAAAACATAGGTGAAAAACAGAGTGCTGCCAACACAgagatcgatagatgatagacagataaatgatagataaaatagatagatagaggacagatagataccgtgtttccccgaaaataagaccctcttctattttttggaaccctgaaataagcaattGGGCTCATTTTCAGGGgacgtcttattttgggggagacagggtagatagataagatagataataaatagatgatagacagatagatatagataaatgatagataataaGATTGATTGATGACAGATTAATAGCTGataatgatagatatagatgataaattagatagacagatatagatagatgatagatgataaataagattgattgattgatagatgatagtttgattgatagatagatcactcgcatcctggacataaactgtttcaactcctaccctcaaaatgacgctatagagcactgcacaccagaacaactagacacaagaacagttttttccccgaagaccatcactctgctaaacaaataattccatcaacactgtcagactatttactgaatctgcactactattaatcttctcattgttcccatcaccaatctctttccacttatgaatgtatgactataacttgttgccggcaatccttatgatttatattgatatattgaccatcaattgtgttgtaaatgttgtaccttgatgaaggtatcttttcttttatgtacactgagagcatatgcaccaagacaaattccttgtgtgtccaatcacatttggccaataaaagtctattctattctagatgatagatgataaagatagatagatgataaattagacagatatagatagatagatgatagatagatgataaataagatagattgattgatagatgatagataggtaggtaggtaggtaggtaggtaggtaggtgatagatgatatagatgatagatgataaatttgattgatagatgatagattgatagatagatagataggatgagatagatagatgatagataaataagattgattgattgatagatgatagattgatagatagatagataggatgagatagatagatgatagataaataagattgattgattgatagatgatagattgatagatagatagataggatgagatagatagatgatagataaataagattgattgattgatagatgatagatagatagatagattagataataGAAAAGTGGGCAGCTTGTTCGTTGTTATTACGACAAAAGGATTAAGAGGGGAAAATCAATGGCAAAGCGAAGTGTTTGTGCAGGAGGCCTCTTTTGAGATGGGGGGGGGCATTTACCTCTTGAGGATTTTTTCCGCCTGCTGTTCGGAGATCTTGACCCCCAGATCGCGGAGGGACTGCATGATCTCCTGAGCATCAATGCGACCTGCAACATCCagacgagagagagaaagagagagagaagtgaacCTCAAAGCTTGTGATGCAGAAAGGGCCAGCCGAAAACCAACCAAGCCAAGTCTGCTCACCGTCATTCTTTTTGTCCAAGCTCTTGAAGACCAGCCTCAGTTTCTTCTCGTGGTCCTGGAGGTAATGAACGAATTCTTCAAAGTCCAGCTGGCCATCCAGATCCTTATCTCCAGCTTTTACGATTttctggggggggaagggaagaaacaaGACatgtcaaaaaaataataaataaaacttggtTGGCTTCATTGACTGCTATTGTTCAGGCTCAGGGAACCATAGAGCCCCTTTCCAACAGCTCTGGTTCCTATTTATAAGCAAAAGCAACAAAATGTTCAAATTGACAAAtgcaagtcgggggggggggggagaggggggaagaaaaATTACTGTCTTGCGAGGAATGGAAAAAGAGGCGAAGGAATATGTGCCAGAATCGTATATCCCAAACTTCTCCAATGTGTTAAGATACGGATTTCGGAGAGGTTGACTCTTTAATCCTGGAGAagaagatttgtttttttttttaattatccagAAAGATTGAGAATCTTCTCCCAAATCTGCGTTTTAAAGGTTTTTCATTGGAAAAAAACTCAAGCGTCTTTCATAATACGACCAGGATGTATAATGGATTTCAGGCTGGGTTTGGGAAATTCACTCCAGAAGCGTTTTTACtagggttgtggttttttttattttttatttaattttgtaaaaaataggATTTGGGACGCCGGATGCCACGAATTGCCTCACGAGGAAAAGTAAAAAGCCAGTTGTCCCCCAACTACAGGtgaccctcgacttacaaccgttcatttaggggCCGCTCaacagttacaacggcaccaaaaACAGGAACttgtaaccatttttcacacttgtgacggtGGTAGCATCCCCACGGATGCtgatcccatgatcaaaattcggatgcctggccactggttcacatttatgacagtcgcgGGGTCCAGGttgatcccgttttgcgaccttccgagaaGCCACGTCAAGGGAGAAAGCCAGGTTCGTTTAACGACGGTGTGCCTAATTTAACAcctgcggtgattcgcttaacgaatgGGGGCAAGGAAAGTCGTCCAACGggccaaagctcacttaacaaacgtctcgcttagcaacctaaattctggGCACAATCGCGGTCGTTAagacgaggactgcctgtaacaaaaacaaaaacattcggCCACGTTGGCACACCTGGACATCCAAAGTGACTTGAACCGAGAAGAGTGCTGAAAAGGACCAAGGTCAACCAAACTCTCCTACCCTCCGctggaaaagaaatatatttttttgttttaataaggCCAACCAACAGGAAAACTAGCTATTTCTGGGGGAATCTAACTGCCGCTAGAAAACTTGCTGGGTAAGCTAAGAAACAACATTAGTAAGCGATCGTTAAAGGTACTATAAAACAAGCCCCGACTGGTTTGGACGCCCTGCAGATATAT
It encodes:
- the SLC25A25 gene encoding mitochondrial adenyl nucleotide antiporter SLC25A25 isoform X1 is translated as MPAGARRSLASPAVVNGVLCQCGGVSPSPCPASFSSGRSEAASRFLAEHECRLYSLFVQLDVNRDGALCVHDLAVGLERLGLHRSERDLWKIVKAGDKDLDGQLDFEEFVHYLQDHEKKLRLVFKSLDKKNDGRIDAQEIMQSLRDLGVKISEQQAEKILKSMDRNGTMTIDWNEWRDYHLLHPVENIPEIILYWKHSTIFDVGENLTVPDEFTIEERQTGMWWRHLVAGGGAGAVSRTCTAPLDRLKVLMQVHASRSNNMCIVGGFSQMIREGGTRSLWRGNGINVLKIAPESAIKFMAYEQIKRFIGTDQEVLRIHERLVAGSLAGVIAQSSIYPMEVLKTRMALRKTGQYTGMLDCAKNILAKEGLGAFYKGYIPNMLGIIPYAGIDLAVYETLKNSWLQHYAVNSADPGVFVLLACGTMSSTCGQLASYPLALVRTRMQAQASIEGAPEVTMRGLFKHILKTEGAFGLYRGLAPNFMKVIPAVSISYVVYENLKMTLGVQSR
- the SLC25A25 gene encoding mitochondrial adenyl nucleotide antiporter SLC25A25 isoform X2, producing the protein MLCLCLYVPNFGASQAEFEYFESRGLPAQLKSIFRLSLLIPSQEFSTYRQWKQKIVKAGDKDLDGQLDFEEFVHYLQDHEKKLRLVFKSLDKKNDGRIDAQEIMQSLRDLGVKISEQQAEKILKSMDRNGTMTIDWNEWRDYHLLHPVENIPEIILYWKHSTIFDVGENLTVPDEFTIEERQTGMWWRHLVAGGGAGAVSRTCTAPLDRLKVLMQVHASRSNNMCIVGGFSQMIREGGTRSLWRGNGINVLKIAPESAIKFMAYEQIKRFIGTDQEVLRIHERLVAGSLAGVIAQSSIYPMEVLKTRMALRKTGQYTGMLDCAKNILAKEGLGAFYKGYIPNMLGIIPYAGIDLAVYETLKNSWLQHYAVNSADPGVFVLLACGTMSSTCGQLASYPLALVRTRMQAQASIEGAPEVTMRGLFKHILKTEGAFGLYRGLAPNFMKVIPAVSISYVVYENLKMTLGVQSR